One genomic window of Aquisalimonas sp. 2447 includes the following:
- a CDS encoding ABC transporter ATP-binding protein, with protein sequence MTAVEAKKLWKEYGDDVVLENIDLKVASGEFVTIVGASGCGKTTFLRMLLGEEQQTRGQLLLDGEPMPAEPGPDRGVVFQKYSVFPHLTALKNVMLGDEFQQSPFAARLLGAARRRARERAMSMLENVGLEDARDKYPTELSGGMQQRLAIAQALMKDPGVLLLDEPFGALDPGIRKDMHGMILDLWRRTGITIFMITHDLKEGFDLGTRLLVFDKVRHDPQAPNAYGAQITYDIPLGKTDQETWTELTQSVDPALVGTQATVD encoded by the coding sequence ATGACGGCCGTCGAGGCGAAGAAGCTCTGGAAAGAGTACGGCGACGACGTCGTGCTCGAGAATATTGATCTCAAGGTCGCCTCCGGTGAGTTCGTGACCATCGTGGGCGCTTCCGGCTGCGGCAAGACGACCTTTCTGCGCATGCTCCTGGGCGAGGAGCAGCAAACGCGCGGGCAGCTTTTGCTGGACGGCGAGCCGATGCCGGCAGAGCCGGGCCCGGACCGCGGCGTCGTTTTCCAGAAGTATTCCGTGTTTCCCCATCTCACGGCACTGAAAAACGTCATGCTCGGTGACGAGTTCCAGCAGTCTCCGTTCGCCGCACGGCTGCTGGGGGCAGCACGGCGCCGGGCGCGGGAACGGGCCATGTCCATGCTGGAGAACGTGGGGCTGGAGGATGCCCGTGACAAATACCCCACCGAGCTTTCCGGTGGCATGCAGCAGCGCCTGGCGATTGCCCAGGCACTCATGAAGGACCCGGGGGTGCTGCTGCTGGACGAACCCTTCGGCGCGCTGGATCCGGGCATCCGCAAGGACATGCACGGCATGATTCTGGATCTCTGGCGTCGCACGGGCATCACCATTTTCATGATCACGCACGATCTCAAGGAAGGTTTTGATCTTGGTACGCGTCTGCTTGTGTTCGACAAGGTGCGGCACGATCCCCAGGCACCCAACGCGTACGGCGCCCAGATTACCTACGACATACCGCTGGGCAAGACCGACCAGGAGACCTGGACCGAACTGACCCAGTCTGTGGACCCGGCGCTCGTGGGAACTCAAGCGACGGTGGATTGA
- a CDS encoding urea amidolyase associated protein UAAP1 — protein MYPTPIAENRVVLRDAVPGGRYWSMVVKRGYTLRLTDRDGGGNAAVLLFNPHNPLERYSMADTLKGQHVSRLQRGNMLFSDMGRTMFSIVGDTVGWHDPIGGITDADMILKQYGEATFQDHWNDFYRNGRELFLIELGKWGLGKRDLVPNINFFSKVVVGDDGGMNYVPENSQAGDSVDLRAESDTLVVLNTAPHPMVPGSTYAPSPVDLMIYRSAPVADDDYCLHHSPENARAYANTLIANCQG, from the coding sequence ATGTATCCAACACCCATCGCAGAAAACCGGGTCGTGCTGCGGGACGCCGTTCCCGGCGGCCGTTATTGGTCCATGGTGGTCAAGCGCGGCTACACGCTGCGGCTCACGGACCGGGACGGGGGCGGCAACGCCGCGGTGCTGCTGTTCAACCCGCACAACCCGCTGGAGCGCTACAGCATGGCGGATACCCTGAAGGGGCAGCACGTCTCCCGACTGCAGCGGGGCAACATGCTGTTCTCGGACATGGGCAGGACCATGTTCTCCATCGTGGGCGACACCGTCGGCTGGCATGACCCCATCGGCGGGATCACCGATGCGGACATGATCCTGAAACAGTATGGCGAGGCCACGTTCCAGGACCACTGGAACGACTTCTACCGCAACGGGCGTGAGCTGTTCCTGATCGAACTGGGCAAGTGGGGCCTTGGGAAGCGCGACCTGGTCCCGAACATCAACTTCTTCAGCAAGGTCGTGGTCGGCGATGACGGTGGCATGAATTACGTGCCGGAAAACAGCCAGGCCGGCGACAGCGTTGATCTGCGCGCCGAGAGTGACACCCTGGTGGTGCTGAATACCGCACCGCATCCCATGGTCCCGGGCAGCACCTACGCACCCTCGCCGGTGGATCTCATGATCTACCGCTCGGCGCCGGTGGCGGACGATGACTACTGCCTCCATCACAGTCCCGAGAACGCCCGCGCCTACGCCAACACACTGATTGCCAACTGTCAGGGGTGA
- a CDS encoding urea amidolyase associated protein UAAP2 — translation MNLVESERMPEHAVMREKVLAGAHWMGEVKKGQTLRILDVEGNQAADTLFYSLADPQGEKYSAVDTVREQGNVYLTTGTKLLSNEGNVMLTITADTCGRHDTLGGACSAEANQMRYALDKKPMHSCRDNFVHAIQESGYDLTKRDVVSNINFFMNVPLTPEGGLSFQDGISGPGKYVEMRAEMDVIVLLSNCPQLNNPCSGFNPTPLEMIVWD, via the coding sequence ATGAACCTGGTCGAGAGTGAGCGCATGCCGGAACACGCGGTAATGCGGGAAAAGGTCCTCGCCGGTGCCCACTGGATGGGAGAGGTGAAGAAGGGCCAGACCCTGCGCATCCTGGATGTGGAAGGGAACCAGGCCGCAGACACCCTGTTCTACAGCCTGGCCGACCCGCAAGGCGAGAAGTACAGCGCCGTGGACACGGTGCGCGAGCAGGGCAACGTCTACCTGACCACGGGCACGAAACTGCTCTCCAACGAAGGCAACGTGATGCTCACCATCACCGCGGACACCTGCGGCCGGCACGACACCCTCGGTGGCGCCTGTTCGGCGGAAGCCAACCAGATGCGCTACGCCCTGGACAAAAAGCCCATGCACTCCTGCCGCGACAACTTCGTCCACGCCATCCAGGAGAGCGGCTACGACCTGACCAAGCGGGACGTCGTCAGCAACATCAACTTCTTCATGAACGTGCCGCTGACGCCGGAGGGTGGCCTGAGTTTCCAGGACGGGATCTCCGGGCCGGGCAAGTACGTGGAAATGCGCGCTGAAATGGACGTCATCGTGCTGCTCTCCAACTGCCCGCAGCTCAACAACCCGTGCAGCGGCTTCAACCCGACGCCGCTGGAGATGATCGTCTGGGACTGA
- the uca gene encoding urea carboxylase — translation MFSKVLIANRGAIACRIIRTLKRLGVHSVAVYSEADRHSLHVHQADEAVHIGDSAASASYLDADRILRVARETGAEAIHPGYGFLSENAEFAEACEAAGIAFIGPTGQQMRDFGLKHTARSLAEANDVPMLPGTGLLESLNEAVGEAERIGYPVMLKSTAGGGGIGMQLCHSEAELRDAYDSVKRLSQNNFSNSGIFLEKFVRRARHIEVQLFGDGQGGVIALGERDCSLQRRNQKVVEETPAPNITDAVRADLLTAAEKLGRGVNYRSAGTVEYIFDADTGEFYFLEVNTRLQVEHGVTEEVTGVDLVEWMVRGAAGDLPDLERLRPGPPEGHSIQVRLYAEDPGKNFQPSTGLLTEAVFPEGVRVDTWVERGSEISPYYDPMIAKVIVHAADRAAAIEKMQTALAATELHGLETNLLYLRQVIADHTFGKGEATTQYLNSFTYHAPTIDVVSPGTQTTVQDWPGRVGYWDIGVPPSGPMDMLAFRMGNRIVGNDEGAAGLELTVTGPSLRFNTDAVIALTGAAMRAKLDGEPLTFWRPVMVTAGQTLKLGPVQGAGTRAYLLVAGGIDVPLHMGSRATFTLGQMGGHGARALQPGDVLHIGDTDTVDAVTPKEGAVPEYGNHWNIRTVYGPHGAPDFFTQRDVDTFFGTDWEIHYNSSRTGVRLVGPKPEWAREDGGEAGLHPSNIHDNAYAIGTIDFTGDMPVILGPDGPSLGGFVCPATIISADLWKMGQLNPGDSVRFLPVSVAEANRLEAAQDAAIAALQSAESEAEAVPVTTPILKNERGNGHPLGVTYRPAGDKYLLVEYGPIELDLNLRFRVQALLEWLTEQRITGITEMTPGVRSLQIHYEPKQLPLAQLMQLLEQAEAELKDLSEAELPSRIIHLPLAWDDSQTQLATRKYMQSVRSDAPWCPRNIEFIRRINGLDSEEDVKRIVFDASYLVMGLGDVYLSAPLATPVDPRHRLVTTKYNPARTWTPENAVGIGGSYMCIYGMEGPGGYQFVGRTLQIWNRYKVTPEFQQPWLLRFFDQIRFYEVTEEELLAMRDAFPKGGLRIDIEETTFSLKRYNAFLAANRDSIDTFKTQQQAAFEAERQRWIETGQANYEADAEPPAPEPDAVELADGEYAVEGHVHGSLWALDVKEGDRVEEDQQLLVLESMKMEIPVLAESAGTVKRVLGSEGSQVTPGQVLLVIAEDVQ, via the coding sequence ATGTTCAGCAAGGTCCTGATCGCCAACCGCGGCGCCATCGCCTGCCGCATCATCCGCACCCTCAAGCGGTTGGGCGTGCACTCGGTGGCTGTCTACTCCGAGGCGGATCGCCACTCCCTGCACGTGCACCAGGCCGACGAAGCCGTCCACATCGGTGACTCCGCTGCCAGCGCCTCTTACCTGGACGCCGACCGCATCCTGCGTGTCGCCCGGGAGACCGGCGCCGAGGCCATTCACCCCGGCTATGGCTTTCTCTCCGAAAACGCGGAATTCGCCGAGGCGTGCGAGGCTGCGGGCATCGCGTTTATCGGCCCCACGGGCCAGCAGATGCGCGACTTCGGCCTCAAACACACGGCACGCAGTCTCGCCGAAGCCAACGACGTGCCCATGCTGCCCGGCACCGGGCTGCTGGAGAGCCTGAACGAGGCGGTGGGCGAGGCGGAGCGCATTGGTTATCCGGTGATGCTCAAGAGCACTGCAGGTGGCGGCGGCATCGGCATGCAGCTCTGCCACAGCGAGGCCGAGTTGCGCGACGCCTACGACTCCGTCAAACGGCTCTCCCAGAACAATTTCTCCAACAGCGGCATCTTCCTGGAGAAATTCGTCCGGCGCGCTCGCCACATCGAGGTGCAGCTCTTCGGTGACGGGCAGGGTGGCGTGATCGCCCTGGGTGAGCGGGACTGCTCCCTGCAGCGGCGCAACCAGAAGGTGGTGGAGGAGACCCCGGCGCCCAACATCACCGACGCCGTTCGTGCGGATCTGCTCACCGCCGCCGAGAAGCTGGGCCGGGGTGTGAACTACCGCTCGGCGGGGACGGTGGAGTACATCTTCGACGCCGACACCGGCGAGTTCTACTTTCTGGAGGTGAATACCCGGCTGCAGGTGGAGCACGGAGTTACGGAGGAGGTGACCGGCGTCGATCTGGTGGAGTGGATGGTGCGGGGTGCCGCCGGCGATCTGCCGGACCTGGAGCGCCTGCGGCCCGGTCCGCCCGAAGGCCACTCCATACAGGTGCGCCTGTACGCCGAGGATCCGGGCAAGAACTTCCAGCCTTCCACGGGGCTGCTCACCGAGGCGGTCTTCCCCGAGGGTGTCCGGGTGGATACCTGGGTGGAGCGGGGGAGTGAGATCTCGCCTTACTACGACCCAATGATCGCCAAGGTGATCGTGCACGCGGCCGATCGCGCCGCGGCGATCGAGAAAATGCAGACGGCGCTGGCGGCCACCGAGCTGCATGGGCTGGAGACCAACCTGCTCTACCTGCGCCAGGTGATCGCCGACCACACCTTTGGCAAGGGTGAGGCGACCACCCAGTATCTGAACAGCTTTACCTATCACGCCCCCACCATCGACGTGGTCAGCCCCGGAACCCAGACCACCGTGCAGGACTGGCCCGGCCGGGTGGGCTACTGGGACATCGGTGTGCCGCCCTCCGGCCCCATGGACATGCTTGCCTTCCGCATGGGCAACCGCATTGTCGGCAACGACGAAGGCGCCGCGGGTCTGGAGCTGACCGTCACGGGACCGAGCCTGCGCTTCAACACCGACGCCGTGATCGCGCTCACGGGGGCGGCCATGCGCGCGAAACTGGACGGTGAACCGCTGACGTTCTGGCGGCCCGTGATGGTCACCGCCGGACAGACTTTGAAGCTCGGGCCAGTGCAGGGTGCCGGCACTCGGGCCTACCTGCTGGTGGCCGGCGGCATCGACGTGCCCCTGCACATGGGCAGTCGCGCCACATTTACCCTGGGGCAAATGGGTGGTCACGGCGCCCGCGCGTTGCAGCCGGGCGATGTGCTGCATATCGGTGACACCGATACAGTGGACGCGGTCACCCCCAAGGAAGGCGCCGTGCCCGAGTACGGCAACCACTGGAACATTCGTACCGTCTACGGCCCCCACGGCGCGCCGGATTTCTTCACCCAGAGGGATGTCGATACCTTCTTCGGCACAGACTGGGAGATCCACTACAACTCCAGCCGTACTGGTGTGCGCCTGGTGGGTCCGAAGCCGGAGTGGGCGCGGGAAGACGGCGGCGAGGCAGGGCTGCACCCGTCCAACATCCACGACAATGCCTACGCCATTGGCACCATCGACTTCACCGGCGACATGCCGGTCATCCTCGGCCCCGACGGGCCGAGCCTGGGTGGCTTCGTTTGTCCGGCCACCATCATCAGTGCCGATCTCTGGAAAATGGGGCAGCTGAATCCCGGCGACAGCGTGCGTTTCCTGCCGGTGTCCGTGGCGGAGGCCAACCGGCTGGAGGCAGCACAGGACGCGGCGATTGCCGCGTTGCAGTCGGCGGAGAGCGAGGCCGAAGCGGTGCCGGTGACCACGCCGATCCTGAAAAACGAGCGTGGCAATGGCCATCCGCTGGGCGTCACCTACCGGCCCGCCGGCGATAAGTATCTGCTGGTGGAGTACGGACCCATCGAGCTGGATCTGAATCTGCGCTTCCGCGTGCAGGCCCTGCTGGAGTGGCTCACGGAGCAGCGCATCACCGGAATCACCGAAATGACCCCGGGAGTGCGCAGCCTGCAGATCCACTACGAGCCGAAGCAGTTGCCCTTGGCGCAGCTCATGCAGTTGCTGGAGCAGGCCGAGGCCGAGCTCAAGGATCTCTCCGAGGCCGAGCTCCCTTCGCGCATCATTCATCTGCCGCTGGCCTGGGATGACAGCCAGACGCAACTTGCCACCCGGAAGTACATGCAATCCGTGCGCAGTGACGCCCCCTGGTGTCCGCGCAACATCGAGTTCATCCGCCGCATCAACGGGCTGGACAGCGAGGAGGACGTCAAACGTATTGTCTTCGACGCCTCTTATCTGGTCATGGGCCTGGGGGATGTCTACCTGTCCGCGCCGTTGGCTACACCGGTGGACCCGCGTCACCGTCTGGTGACTACCAAGTACAATCCGGCGCGCACCTGGACGCCGGAGAACGCCGTGGGCATCGGCGGCTCGTACATGTGCATCTACGGCATGGAGGGTCCGGGGGGTTACCAGTTCGTGGGCCGCACCCTGCAGATCTGGAACCGCTACAAGGTCACGCCAGAATTCCAGCAGCCGTGGCTGCTGCGCTTCTTTGACCAGATCCGCTTCTACGAGGTCACCGAGGAGGAGCTGCTCGCCATGCGCGATGCCTTCCCCAAGGGCGGGCTGCGCATCGACATCGAGGAGACCACGTTCTCGCTCAAGCGCTACAACGCGTTCCTCGCGGCCAATCGCGACAGCATCGACACCTTCAAGACGCAGCAACAGGCCGCTTTTGAGGCCGAGCGCCAGCGCTGGATCGAGACCGGACAGGCCAACTATGAGGCGGATGCCGAGCCGCCGGCTCCGGAGCCGGACGCGGTGGAACTGGCCGACGGGGAGTATGCCGTGGAAGGCCATGTTCACGGCAGCCTCTGGGCGCTGGATGTGAAAGAGGGCGATCGCGTGGAGGAAGACCAGCAGTTGCTGGTGCTGGAGTCCATGAAAATGGAGATCCCCGTGCTGGCCGAGTCCGCGGGCACGGTGAAGCGCGTGCTTGGCAGCGAAGGCAGCCAGGTGACTCCGGGTCAGGTGCTGCTGGTCATCGCGGAGGACGTCCAGTAA